The DNA window CCTGCCGCGAGCGGGCCTCGTCGCTCTCGGGCCACAGCAAGGCGACGAGGCGCTCCCGCGTGCAGCCGCGGTCGGCGCACACGGCCAGCACCGCCAGGACCGCGTCACCCCGGCGTTGGGGCCGCTGGGGCGCCGGGGCCCCGGGAGGGCCCTCGAGCGCAAAGCCACCGAGCACACGGAGTCGGTACATGCCGTCCGTTGCCGCCTTCTACGTCGCCTTGGGGATACCGAATCCTGCCCAGGGGATGCGGCGCGGGCAAGGGGGGCCTCCGGAGCGGGCGGCCGCTCCCCGGAGCTCCGCGACGCGGCGGCGACGAGCGCGCGACGCGCCCCTTGCATGCTTGCAGCCAAAGCCAGCGCCAGTCTGCACGGACGCCAGGCCCGGTCGCGGGGACCGGGGCAGCGCGGCTGCACCATTCAGGGAGGTCGACATGAAGAAGCTGTCCGCCGTGGCGGCCGCATCACTGCTGCTGCTCGCAGCGTGCGGTCGTGAAGCTGCCAACCCCAGCGAGCCGGCTCAGACCGGCGCCGCCGCGGCCGGGCCGGGCGCGCTGACCGCGATGCACGGCGCGATTGCGCTGGACACCGTCGCCACGGGTCTGAACAATCCCCGGGGGCTCAAGTTCGGGCCCGACGGGGACCTGTACGTCGCCGAAGGCGGCACGGGCGGCACCAACTCGACGGTCGGACAGTGCCTGCAGGTGCCGCAGGTCGGCCCGTACACCGGCGGGTACACGTCGCGGATCTCGAAGATCGATCGACACGGGAACCGCACGACCGTGGTGGACAGCCTGCCCTCCAGCGCGACCAGCGCGGTCTCCGGGAGCCTCACCAGCGGCGTCGCCGACGTCGCGTTCATCGGGCGCACGCTGTACGCCGTGCTGGCCGGCGCCGGCTGCTCGCATGGCGTCCCCGACGTGCCGAACGCGGTCATCCGGGTGCACCGGAACGGCACGTGGAGCATCGTCGCGGACCTGAGCGCGTTCGTCGCCGCCAATCCCGCCGCGAACCCGGACCCGGACGATTTTGAGCCCGACGGCACGTGGTACGGCCTGGTGGCCCGGGATGGATACCTCTACACGACGGAGCCGAACCACCAGGAGGTGGATCGCGTCTCGCCTCGAACGGGCCGGATCAAGCGCCTGGTCGACGTCTCCGTGGCCCACAACGGCGCTACGGGGGGGTGGATCGGTCCCACAGCCCTCATCGCGGACCGCGACGGCTTCGTATTCGGCACCCTCGGGCCGTTTCCGGTCGTTCCCGGCAGCGAGAGCATCTTCGATCTGGATCTGAACGGGAGGTATCGCGCGCTGGCATCCGGCTTTTCGACCGTGCTCGGGCTGGCGTCCGATCGCGCCGGGCGGATCTACGTGCTGGAGTCCATGACGCAGCCCGGCTTCCCGGGGCCCCAGGACATCGGCGCGGGCATGGTGGTGCGTGTGAAGAGGGGTGGAGCCGTAGACACCGTGGCCACGGGCTTCAGCTTCCCGTCGGCGATGACCTACGGACCCGATGGGAATCTCTACGTGTCGGACTTCGGCTTCGGCACGCCTCCCGGCACAGGCCAGATCGTTCGCATTCGCCTGGGCCACGACCACGACTGATCGACGAGCGGGCGCCCGGCCGCAGCAGGGCCGGGCGTCCGTCGGCCGATGCGAGGGCGCTAGCGGCTCTGGTGCGCCCTCAGCGAGAGGGGCTCCAGCCGATGCGAATCAGGACTGCCGCAGTCACGCTCCTCGGGCTCCTTCTGTTGGAGTTCGCATCGCGACCCGTCCAAGGGCAGGATGTCTCGGGCTCGCTGGAAGGGAAGCTCTTGACGTCTCAGCTACAGCCGTTGTTGGACGCCGAGGTGGTCGCGAGTGGCCCCGCCTTGCAGCAGCCGATGGAGGTGCACAGCGACGCTCAGGGGAGCTTCCGGTTCCTCGCGCTCCCGGCCGGCACCTACACGGTGCGCATCCGGTCCATCGGCGTTCGCCCCGTTCTCTACGAACGGGTAATCGTGGGCCTCGGCCGCAGCACGAGCCTGGGCGTGGTCACCATGGAGCCGACCGATGTCGAGCTCACGGAGATCGTGGTCACCGCCGAGGTCTTGCCCCTCGACCTGACCAGTGCGGCGAGCGGGACCAATCTGCGGGCGGAGCAACTCGACGGGCTGCCGCTCGACAGGAGCCTCAATTCCCTGATTTCACTGGCGCCGGAGGCAACCTACCAGCTGCCGGACCTGTCGTTCCGTTCCGAGGGCGTCAACATCGCTGGCGGCAGCATCTGGGACAACGCGTACTTCGTGGACGGCGTGAACGTCACCGATCCCGGCATGGGTGCGGGGGGCATCAACCTGCCGTACAACTTCGTCCAGGAACTGCAGGTCAAGACGGGCGGATACGAGGCCGAGTACGGCCGCGCCATGGGCGGAATCGTGAACGTCGTCACGCCGTCGGGGGGGAACGACTTCCACGGCAGTCTCTTCACGTACTTCACCGACGACAGGCTGCGGACCGACCCCCGCTACGGTCTCATTCAAACCAACCTGGACAAGTACTCCCAGTTCGACGTAGGTGGCAGCCTCGGCGGCCCGATCAGCCGGGATCGTCTCTGGTTCTTTCTGGCCTACAATCCGCTGGTGGACGTCCGGAACGCCTCCTTCCCGGGCATCCCGACGCAGAAGGACCGCCAGACTCAGCATCGCCTCGCCGGCAAGCTGACGTGGCAGCCGCAGCCTGCGACGCGCATCGCCTTCACCGCCACGGGAGATCCTACGACGCATGACGGCGTCGGGCCCATCCTCGATTATGGAGCGCCGAGCGTCGTGCTGAACACCGACGTCGTGCTGTCGCACCTCAGACGGGGCGGATACGGACTGTCGCTTCACGCCGAACAACAGATGGGCGAGAGCGTCCTGCTCTCGGCAACGTTGTCCCGCTCCGTGTACCGCGACGACTTCGCGCCGCAAACGACGCTGGGCGCGACCGCGCCTCGGTTCACGGACACGACCGGGGCATGGTCGGGCGGCTACGG is part of the Gemmatimonadales bacterium genome and encodes:
- a CDS encoding ScyD/ScyE family protein encodes the protein MKKLSAVAAASLLLLAACGREAANPSEPAQTGAAAAGPGALTAMHGAIALDTVATGLNNPRGLKFGPDGDLYVAEGGTGGTNSTVGQCLQVPQVGPYTGGYTSRISKIDRHGNRTTVVDSLPSSATSAVSGSLTSGVADVAFIGRTLYAVLAGAGCSHGVPDVPNAVIRVHRNGTWSIVADLSAFVAANPAANPDPDDFEPDGTWYGLVARDGYLYTTEPNHQEVDRVSPRTGRIKRLVDVSVAHNGATGGWIGPTALIADRDGFVFGTLGPFPVVPGSESIFDLDLNGRYRALASGFSTVLGLASDRAGRIYVLESMTQPGFPGPQDIGAGMVVRVKRGGAVDTVATGFSFPSAMTYGPDGNLYVSDFGFGTPPGTGQIVRIRLGHDHD